From the Osmerus eperlanus chromosome 21, fOsmEpe2.1, whole genome shotgun sequence genome, one window contains:
- the col18a1b gene encoding collagen alpha-1(XVIII) chain isoform X2, with protein MHVVGRWSRFGLCTCFIFLIVTGTQSQRTEESGVSLLQLIGDPPPDEITRIYGPGGAPAYVFGPDAAVGQPALAHFSNPFYRHFSLLFHVMPDAAKPAVLFSITDHFQKFMYVGVKLSTVERGRQRLLFFYTEPDSDASYQAASFDLPPLVGTWTRFSLAVTDDQVSFYAGCDATPQVVKFERSPDDMELDGRAGVFVGQAGGADPDRFLGAIADLKVVGNPSAAERLCEDDDDSDAASGDYGSGAGDGSKTDQTKVSSSSPKPVPEPPLTSSKGAKVTETGPSGGRGEKGDRGEKGSRGDQGSPGPKGDSGTSFSSGSGSLFKGGGERGEKGDRGIKGASGFGYPGNKGDRGSPGSPGPPGPPGPAAQVVRLGDGSVVQPIPGPQGPMGPPGVEGTQGPPGPEGEAGDPGEDGKTGPAGPRGFPGTPGIPGIKGPKGDRGEGHPGLRGPPGPPGPPGPATGDHPTFVDMEGSGLPDLERFRGSPGLPGPPGPPGGPCSSTGAPGTSGQVAFGPPGPSGQDGVPGRPGSPGPPGRPGAPGPRGERGESGIGLPGAVGAKQSSYSTSDFFSGLVSYFSPSSSSGDGYQGSQGSSGVEGTPGVGGRAGLPGPMGPVGPPGPPGPPGPPYRVGTHNMEGSSVVSGAQGVIGIPGPQGPPGVAGLPGRPGFPGISGEKGSEGPRGRDGTPGLDGFPGKWGEKGERGVKGDVGLPGRAGGPPGPPGSPGPPGEIIYRTSDNYDGVYSSGGQQAGVGVPGRAGFPGPAGPKGDRGEPGQPGYDSKGQKGEPGVIQDSNGIPRYLGGTAGERGESGPSGPVGPPGLPGTNGLKGEIGIPGRPGRPGLNGDRGEKGDSGSGTGYGYPGLPGPPGPPGPPGPAVSAEGRYGDISQYYPVSKGDKGDRGLPGIPGTPGLTSNFDIYTFKNEMKGETGMKGEKGETGGGGGYYDPRYGYSGGQGSPGPPGPMGESVIGPPGPQGPPGVPGRGYEGQPGIPGLPGPPGPPGSALPGAYRPLQTISIPGPPGPPGPPGNPGSTNGVTVLRSYDTMAATARRQAEGTLVYVLDQTDLYLRVRDGVRQIQLGGYIPLPPDQGNEVAAVEPPPVVHYAPDQPPHSGTHPSYGERATEGPLRQGEGQFPVLPDPRYHNPENPETGYPSQPDPRHPSHADPRYPSPTDPRYPSYSDRYHTDSRQPAQPAQPESPHYPPRYPVTPPKRRPEPQTPIHDHTAGQALHLIALNAPQTGTMRGIRGADFLCFNQARAIGMKGTFRAFLSSRLQDIHSIVRVSDRDRIPIVNLKDEVLFDSWEAIFSDVGVKDNVPIYSFDGRDILKDNAWPEKMLWHGSTSGGRHQVDNYCEAWRVGEQALTGMASSLWDGGHLLQQSPSSCASSYAVLCIENSYTGPSKR; from the exons AGGAGAGCGGCGTGTCGCTGCTTCAGCTGATTGGCGACCCGCCCCCTGATGAGATCACCAGGATCTATGGCCCAGGTGGTGCCCCGGCATATGTGTTCGGCCCCGACGCTGCGGTGGGCCAACCCGCCTTGGCCCACTTCTCCAACCCCTTCTACCGCCACTTCTCGCTGCTCTTCCACGTGATGCCCGACGCCGCCAAGCCCGCCGTGTTGTTCTCCATCACAGACCATTTCCAGAAGTTCATGTATGTGGGCGTGAAGCTAAGCACCGTGGAGAGGGGCAGGCAGAGGCTGCTGTTCTTCTACACCGAGCCTGACTCTGACGCCTCGTACCAGGCTGCCAGCTTCGACCTGCCCCCCCTGGTGGGCACCTGGACCCGGTTCTCACTGGCTGTTACTGACGACCAA GTGTCTTTCTACGCGGGCTGTGATGCGACACCCCAGGTGGTGAAGTTTGAGCGCTCACCTGACGACATGGAGCTGGACGGGAGGGCAGGCGTCTTTGTGGGTCAGGCTGGCGGGGCCGACCCTGACAGGTTCCTG GGAGCAATAGCTGACCTGAAAGTTGTGGGGAACCCTTCAGCAGCTGAAAGACTCTGTGAAGACGACGACGATTCTGACGCT GCCTCTGGAGACTATGGTAGTGGAGCAGGAGATGGATCAAAGACTGACCAAACAAAG gtctcttcctcatcccccaAGCCTGTCCCAGAGCCCCCTCTGACATCATCAAAGGGAGCCAAGGTCACAGAGACAG GCCCctctggtgggaggggggagaagggggacagaggagagaagggaagcaGAGGGGACCAGGGCTCCCCGGGGCCGAAGGGTGACTCAGGGACAAGTTTCAGCTCTGGATCTGGCTCCTTAttcaagggaggaggagaacgaggagaGAAG ggagacagaggcatTAAG GGAGCCTCAGGGTTTGGATACCCTGGAAACAAGGGTGATCGTGGCTCCCCAGGttcccccggcccccctgggccccctggCCCAGCCGCCCAGGTagtgaggctgggggatgggTCAGTGGTTCAGCCGATACCCGGGCCCCAAGGGCCGATGGGACCGCCAGGGGTGGAGGGAACACAAGGACCGCCTGGACCAGAGGGAGAAGCA GGTGACCCAGGAGAAGATGGGAAAACA ggCCCAGCTGGACCGAGAGGTTTCCCAGGAACACCAGGAATCCCTGGAATCAAAGGACCCAAG GGAGATCGTGGGGAGGGTCACCCAGGCCTCCGCGGGCCCCCCGGTCCACCTGGCCCCCCAGGACCCGCCACAGGAGATCACCCT ACGTTTGTGGACATGGAAGGTTCTGGGTTACCTGATCTGGAGAGGTTTAGG GGTTCTCCTGGTCttcctggcccccctggccccccaggcGGACCGTGTTCAAGCACAGGTGCCCCGGGAACCAGTGGACAGGTTGCCTTTGGCCCCCCCGGTCCATCGGGACAGGATGGGGTCCCAGGGAGACCG GGTTCCCCAGGGCCACCAGGTAGACCAGGTGCTCCTGgaccaagaggagagagg GGAGAGTCTGGTATTGGCCTACCAGGGGCGGTGGGAGCGAAG CAAAGCTCCTACTCTACCAGCGACTTTTTCTCCGGTTTGGTGTCTTACTTtagcccctcctcatcctccggTGATGGGTACCAG GGTTCTCAGGGCAGTTCTGGTGTGGAAGGTACCCCAGGGGTGGGGGGCCGAGCTGGGCTACCTGGACCTATGGGGCCTGTTGGACCTCCAGGGCCCCCGGGACCCCCTGGACCACCTTACCGTGTGGGCACT CACAACATGGAAGGTTCCAGTGTGGTCAGTGGTGCTCAAGGAGTGATCGGAATACCAGGACCCCAG GGTCCGCCTGGTGTTGCTGGTCTGCCG GGAAGACCTGGATTCCCAGGGATTTCAGGGGAGAAGGGAAGTGAAGGACCGAGAGGCCGGGATGGGACTCCTGGATTAGATGGATTCCCAGGAAAATGG GgcgaaaagggagaaagaggagtgaaAGGGGATGTG GGTTTGCCTGGACGGGCGGGAGGACCTCCCGGGCCCCCTGGctcccctggccccccaggAGAGATCATCTACAGAACCTCAGACAAT TACGATGGAGTATATTCCAGTGGAGGACAGCAG gctggagtTGGTGTCCCTGGTAGAGCAGGTTTCCCA GGGCCCGCGGGACccaagggagacagaggggagccGGGACAGCCTGGCTATGATTCTAAG GGCCAGAAGGGGGAGCCTGGTGTAATCCAGGACAGTAATGGAATACCCCGCTATCTCGGGGGAACCGCAGGAGAACGG ggagagagTGGCCCCTCTGGACCTGTAGGACCTCCT GGTTTGCCTGGTACTAATGGACTAAAGGGAGAGATAGGAATTCCTGGTCGACCA GGTCGTCCGGGACTCAATggtgacaggggagagaaaggcgACTCAGGTTCTGGTACAGGATACGGTTACCCA GGTCTTCCTGGCCCCCCaggtccccctggcccccctggccctgctgtgtcTGCGGAGGGG AGGTATGGTGATATTTCACAGTATTATCCGG TCTCTAAAGGAGACAAAGGAGACAGAGGACTTCCAGGAATACCTGGGAcaccag GGCTTACCTCCAACTTTGACATCTACACCTTCAAG AACGAaatgaagggggagacaggcatgaagggggagaagggggagacaggcgggggagggggctaCTATGACCCTCGCTATGGCTACAGTGGAGGACAGGGATCTCCAGGACCACCG GGCCCCATGGGGGAGTCAGTCATCGGGCCTCCAGGCCCCCAGGGCCCTCCAGGTGTCCCAGGGAGAGGCTATGAAGGGCAGCCTGGGATCCCTGGACTACCTGGACCCCCAGGTCCTCCAGGATCAGCTCTGCCTGGGGCCTACAGACCCTTACAGA CCATTAGTATCCCAGGTCCCCCAGGGCCTCCTGGCCCACCTGGGAACCCTGGCTCCACTAATGGG GTGACAGTGCTGCGTTCGTATGACACCATGGCAGCCACGGCCAGAAGGCAGGCGGAAGGGACCCTGGTATACGTTCTGGACCAGACCGATCTCTACCTCAGGGTCAGGGACGGTGTCAGGCAAatacag CTTGGAGGCTACATCCCTCTGCCCCCTGATCAG GGTAACGAGGTAGCTGCTGTGGAGCCCCCCCCTGTGGTCCACTACGCCCCAGACCAGCCCCCACACTCTGGGACACACCCCTCCTACGGTGAACGGGCCACTGAGGGACCcctcagacagggagagggccaGTTCCCGGTGCTACCCGACCCACGGTACCACAACCCAGAAAACCCAGAGACAGGATACCCATCCCAACCAGACCCAAGGCACCCCTCCCATGCAGACCCCAGGTACCCCTCCCCCACTGACCCACGCTATCCTAGCTACTCGGACCGGTACCATACGGACAGCAGGCAGCCAGCCCAACCTGCTCAGCCCGAATCCCCCCACTACCCTCCACGCTACCCAGTGACACCCCCAAAGAGACGCCCCGAGCCCCAGACCCCCATCCACGACCACACCGCTGGGCAGGCA CTTCATCTTATTGCCCTAAATGCCCCCCAAACGGGTACCATGAGGGGCATTCGTGGGGCAGACTTCCTGTGCTTCAACCAGGCACGGGCAATAGGCATGAAAGGAACGTTCCGGGCTTTCCTGTCATCCAGATTGCAGGACATACACAGCATTGTCCGTGTGTCGGACCGCGACCGCATACCCATTGTGAACCTCAAG GACGAGGTGCTGTTTGACAGCTGGGAGGCCATCTTCAGTGATGTGGGAGTGAAAGACAATGTGCCCATCTACTCCTTCGATGGCAGGGACATCCTCAAGGACAACGCCTG GCCTGAGAAGATGCTGTGGCACGGCTCGACCAGCGGGGGTCGCCACCAGGTGGACAACTACTGCGAGGCGTGGCGCGTGGGCGAGCAGGCTCTGACGGGTATGGCCTCCTCGCTGTGGGACGGCGGCCATCTTCTCCAGCAGAGCCCCAGCAGCTGCGCCAGCTCCTACGCCGTGCTCTGCATTGAGAATAGCTACACCGGGCCCTCCAAGAGATAG